Below is a window of Fluviibacter phosphoraccumulans DNA.
AGATGTGATAGTCCTCACGTTCATCGAAAGAAACATCGACTTGCACACCCGGATGAACCTGATTTACCAGCTCGTTTAGTTTGGCCAGTCTTTCACGCCCTTGGCTCTCATCCGCTTCTCCTTGTTTGCGACTACGAAGGTTTAAGAGGATGTTGCGCAGAACACCGCCGGCATTGCCGCTAGCTGCCTGTCGGCGCAGAGTCGATTGCGCAAGAATGGATTCCTTCTCAGATAGGCCCGCAAGGCCAGGGATATAGGTCGTGATGAACTGGAATCGCTGCTTATATGGAGTTACCGCGCCGCCACCATCCATATATGCGGTTATACCACCCTTATTTCGTGCGGCACGAATGCGAACCGTAGCTTGAATTGTCTCCTCTCCGGCCGGCCGATGAGTAAACACTACAGCTACCGGATCCGAACCTGAGTCAGATTTAAGCTCCCCTTTGTGAAATGTCGTCAGTGGCTCGCTTGAAGGAACATAGTCGAGTCGCTCAAAGGAAATCATCTCCTTTGTATTTTTCGGTAAAACGTAACTAGCCGCTCGCGCAGCCCAGTGGATTGCTTGGAGTACCGATGACTTTCCACAACCATTAGGGCCAACCAGAATTGTGACACTATCAAGAGGAATAACAGCCTCTTTTACTGCTTTGAATCCAGTGACGGTTATCGACTCCAGTGGGGTCCACCGACGTGCACGAACGGATCGAGTATCTGCAATCTCGACAATCAAATTTTGAGAATTTCCGACCTCTGTCGATGCCTGAATACCCTCAGCTTCCGGAGAAACTGTTGTATCCGGCTCCTCACCATTCCCGAGGATTGCGGTATTCAACTGACCCGAATGGATATCGCCCATTGTTCCTCTGTTTCTTGGTTGTTGTATTGATTTAGTGCTCAATTCTGACACTGAATCATAAATTTCGTCATTGAGCGGTCGCAGAGAGATCTTCCACCCTTTGACTGGACATCTCAAGAAGGCCGCTATTGGCCGATACCACCAGTTGGGCTCCGTTTTCGGTGAGCGGTCACTGGAATCGAGCCGGGTACCGAGCGTCAGTTTTTGGGCGCTTATTCCCTCTGCCAGCCCTCGGCCAGAAGCGGATGTTAGCTTTCTCAATCAAACGGTCTTTCAGATGGCTGCTCTGTTCCGAAACCTGCTGTAGGAGAAATTCCGGCTCTACCGACCATTGCTGACGTTTAGCCCTTATTATACGAATGGCAGTTTTTGAAGGATAAGAAGACGTTGTGGCGACTACGAAACCCCGGGCGATGCACCTTGTCGTCAGCCTCTCGCAAGATTACAACGCCCCTCCTAGAATTTCTCTCCAAAATTAGGCATCCTGCGGTATATAATTACTTCATCTGCGAACGTTCTAAGGGCGCAGAGCGATTACTCGGCATTCATCCAAATTCGACAACTCTTTGCTTTTCCAAGGACTTCGCCAATGAGCAAAACGCCTCTGGCGGCGCGAAAACGTACCACTAAGCAAGCTGCACCAGTTGCGGAAATTCACTTTTATCGCGCCAACGAGCAACCGTACGGATCCTTTAGCAATTTATATAAGCGTGCTATCGAATTTGAGGGAATTCTCTACCCAACATCTGAACATGCATATCAGGCGGGCAAAGCGAACAAGCCGGCTGTTCGTGACTGGATCCTCAGCGCGCCATCGCCGGCCTTAGCGGCTATGGCGGCCCACGGCCTGTATGTTTGGGACGTAGTTCCTAACTGGGCCCAGATTAAATTTGACCGTATGCGCGGGGTTCTTCGTGCGAAGTTCGATCAACACGCCGACCTACGAGAACTACTCCTGTCAACAGGAAACGCTAGACTCGTCGAAGCCGGAACAGTAAATAACGCAGTCAACCGTCTATGGGGAGAGGTAGATGGGAAAGGCGAGAATCTGCTCGGAGTTATGCTAATGGAATTGCGGTTATTCTACGCCAAGCAGCAGGGCACACGTACAATCAAAGTCAAGACGTCCTCTGACGGCGACTCCCCAAAAAGCAGAAAGAGCACCGCCAATCGTACGTCTGTGACAGTATGATCGCCCAACGCATGCCATTGGCTGCCAGCCACTATGAGGATGAACTGGCGCAGCTTGGGAACAGTTATGCAGTGGCATGTGCTGCTGACATTGATGCGCTGAAGCTTGCGATCGCCAGTGCATCCGAATGCAGCATGATTGGCGTTGGGTCAGGAGGTTCATTCACAGTAGCCGCGCTACTTTGCAGCCTCCACGAAGCTTATACGGGACGAGTATCGCGCCCGTCAACCCCGCTTGAGATTATCTGTAGTCCTGCGTTGGCGTCTTCCAGTCCGGTGTTTCTTGTTTCGGCAGAGGGCAAGAATCCCGACATCGTGGAGGCGCTTGAACGAGCACGGCGCTTTAGCTCTCGGACCATCCACGTCCTGACCAATCGGTACAACAGCCCTTTAATGGAGCACGTTAGAACACTGCCCGGTGTAAGAGCCTATGTGTTCGAGTTGGGCAAGAAAGATGGTTACTTGGCTACAAACAGCCTGCTGCTTGATGCGGTGTTGGTTGCAAGAGCTTATGGGGAGCTCGACGGTCTTCTCGAACCAATACCTGCCAACATTGAGGCGTTGCGAGTGGGCGATCAGTCAGTGGAGGAATGGCTAGCCGCCGCACAACCATTCATTGCTGAAGCAGTGCAGCGCGGCGCGCTAACCATCGTTTACTCGCCTCTGCTAAGGCCTATTGCGATTGACCTGGAGTCCAAACTATCCGAAGGGGCATTGCTCCACACGCAACTAGCTGACCTGCGTTCCTACGCACACGGACGGCACCTATGGCTAGCGCAACGTCCTCAAGACTGCGCCGTTCTCGCGTTGGTCGAGCCTTCTCTGGGCGCACTGTGGGAAGGGATGCGAAGCAAATTTCCGCCCGACATTCCTACACTTTCACTGTCACTGTGTGGCGCGGACCCGGTCCAACTTATTACGGGGCTCGTTGCGCAAATGCACCTTGTAGCTGCAGTTGGTCGCCGACTGAGCATGGACCCTGGACGCCCAAACGTGCCAACTTATGGGCGAGAAATTCACTACGCCAACCTACACGATGTAATCCCGCTGCCGCAAGCAATAGCCCCAAGCGAGGAGCAATCGAAATACGAGGTGCTCGGAGCCCATTGGCCATCCTTGCGCAGCCACGGCACGGTAAGCCGCGCAGCAAAGGCATTCTCAGAGTCGATATTGGCTCAACGCTTCAGGGCAATAGTTTTCGACTACGATGGTACGTTGTGTAGTTCACAATCCAAGGATGGCCCACCTCCATCTGACGTTATCGATCATCTCGTGCGGCTAGCGCGTGCTGGTGTTGTGGTTGGCATTGCTTCGGGGAGAGGCGGTTCAATACAGACATGCTTACAGGACGTCCTCCCAGGGGATGTCCTGCCACGAATCCGGCTGGGTCTCTACAACGGCGGCTGGATAGCGGGGGCGGATAACGTGCCCAAAGCGTCACTAGAGACAAGTGAGTTCCTCAGCCACGTAACTCGTATCGTGGCACGTTTAAAGTCAATGGGAGTGCCCATTCTATCCCACCGGGCCACACCGCCCTATCAGGTAAGCGTGCGGTTCCGTGAAGGCATTGCGACCGATGCCATGTGGTTTGTGATCGCCGACGCACTACGCCAGGCTGGGCTCGATCTCTCGACGATGGTACGTAGCAAGCACTCTGTCGACATCCTTGCCCAGAATGTAAGTAAGTCAGCTCTTGTCGCGAATATCATTCAGCAGGACAAGGTGGACCCCTACCAGATTCTCACCATGGGTGATCAGGGAGCTTGGCCTGGCAATGACGCTGCGCTGCTGGAACACAGATTTTCGCTAAGTGTGGATATGCCTTCTCGTCGTCTGGACAGAGGCTGGAAACTTGCGCCAGCAGAGAAGCGCGATGTCGATGCCACGCTGTGGTACCTCGCCCGGTTGAGGATTGATGATGGCGCGTTTCGCATAGATCTTTCGGATCGTGGTGAGAGTAGGAGGGACCCATAGTGCGAGACCAAAACGCGGCCAAACTGCTGGCAAAGGTGATGGAATGGGAGGACCTGGAGACAGTCCACCAGATACTTCCAACTCTCCAACTACTTGCCGATTTCAAATACGACCACTACCAGCGCTTTGGTCCGGGGTGTCGCTTTATCGAAAGTCTTGCACTATGGCTCCATCAATTCGCGCCCGAAGATCGAACGACTGCACTGCAATTGGTCCTTGATCACTTAGTGTTTATCTCCGACGCTGAACTATCTCACCTCGTGCGGATCGCTTACCGGGACTGGATCGTTCAAGAACGCATGCGACTTGTTTCGGAGGAGTTTGAAATCCCATCCTTCAAAGTTAGAGAGATCATGTCTCATCAACGCTTCGAACAGCTACGCATGACCTCGCTGTATCTAGGTTTAAGCGATGGAGCTCGCACCAATGAGTTGCGACGAGCTAGCGATGGGGAAATTGGGAACGAACAGATTTGGCAGGCATACGAGCTAGGTGACGAGAAGGCAGGGGATATGCTTCACGATCTAGAGAGTTCTCTGAAGGATGCGGGCTTCGCGTCGCCAATGCCGCGCTTCAATCTAATCTGGTTGCTTGACGACTTCTCAGGAAGTGGGAATACCTATATTCGATACGACGGTGTTGCACGAAAGTTCAAAGGGAAAGTTCCAAAGATCTACCAGCGGCTTCATCAGAGTGGCATGGTCGACCCATCACACTATGAAGTATTCCTGATGCTTTACACTGCAACTCGTCAAGCTATAGACCACATCGAGTACTGGTCGGAACGCTTCACAACAGACAACGGATTCAAGCCACTGCAGGTACGTGTTCTTTGCCCGATAGAGCCTGAAGTATCCTTGTCCCGGAGTACCGATTCGAGACTGCGTGCCTTTCTTGCAAATCCGGCCTACTGCAATAAAGAGGTGGTTGACAAACACTTTCGGGTCGGGGGGACTGAGGATGCCAGCCTGGGCTTTGCTGGGTGCGCCTTGCCGGTAGTGTTAGGGCACAACACTCCTAATAACTCGGTGTATCTCTTCTGGGGTCCCGAGCAGTTCAAGCCACATGGGCTTTTCCCGCGCGTTAGCCGCCACCGAGAGTTCTAATGGCCTACAACGTCAATCCATTCCTGGAGCGCATGTCGGAGCGCACGACCTCTGACATGGAGTTCGTCCGGTTATTCTCACCAAAAATTCTTGAGAAGCTTGCAGAGGACGCCTTCGATGGCGCGGTTCATGTGTTTCGGAGCGCCCCTGGTGCCGGCAAAACAACCCTGCTGCGCGCCTTTACACCGCCTGCGTTGAGAGCATTCTGGAACTCCCGCAATCGTCCGGAACTGTCTGAATCCTTTCAGAAGCTACTAAATCGTGGGCTTCTTACGGAAGGCGATAGCCCGCAACTGCTTGGTGTTTATCTTAGCTGCGCGTCAGGCTACGCCGATCTGCCCTCGAGCGAGGGGCTGAAGGAAGGTCTGTTTCGAGCGCTGTTGGATTGCCGCATCGTTCTACGCACGTTGCGTAGCTTGGGTGCGCTATTAGCATTTAGTTCGCCGGAGCAGTTGGCGGAAGTGTCGCTCAAACACTCAGGGGTACCCGACCTCCAAGGCATACCCGCGCTTGAGAACGCGCTAGACCTCGCCAACTGGGCTGAGGATCACGAGCAAAGTGTATACGCGCAGATAGACACGTTCATTAGCTCTGAGAGCGCAAGCTTGCCTGCTCATGTTCGCTTCGAGGGCGTTTTATGGTTGCAGACGATCCAGTTCATCCATCAAGGGCGAACCGTTGGAAGCAAGCGTCTTTTGATGGTTGATGACATGCATAAGCTTCGCCGTAAGCAACGGACACTTTTGATTGACGAACTGGCCGTGATGCGTCCCTCCATCGCCATTTGGTTGGCAGAACGCACTGTCTCACTAGGTACCGAGCTACTGTCGCAGGGCGTACGCGAAGGCCGTGATTTGCGCGAGTACAACCTTGACAAGATCTGGAGTGATGCCAAAGGGACGAGTCAGTTTGTCTCTTATGCTCAGAATATTCTGGATCGCCGCATGAAGAACCAAGATGTAGTACCGGTCGGCTCGTTTACTCAATGCCTTCGTGATGAATTGGTAAGCAGCGAGGTGCGCTCCCAAGTCGCGGAAGGTATTCAGCGGTTTCGTAATGAGGTTGAGCGGCACCAGTCAAACCAACGGTACACACAGTGGCTAGCGCGTGCCGATCAGTACACCGTCGACCAAAGTCTTGAGTCTCTGCTTGAGCTCTACGTCACTCGTATCTTATTGCTGCGGGATGAATCAAAGCGACAATTGTCGCTAGACCTGACTTTGACGGAGCAAGAACTAGAGGATCGTGATAGCTCTCAAGTACGCGGCGCCGCAGAACTATTTATGAGTGAGGAACTCGGTATCCCGTATTACTTCGGTTTTGATCGTCTTTGTGTTATGGCGACCAACAATGTTGAAGAATTACTTTCATTAGCTGCTGCACTTTATGTCGGCCTTCAGTCTAAACAGGTACTTCGCAACGCCGAGCCGGTACTGTCTCCTGTCGAGCAAGACAGGCTTCTTCGCGAGGCCGCTCATCGAAAGCACAACTTTATTCCCAAAGCGCATACAGAGGGAACGAGAGCCCAACGGCTATTGGATTCCATAGGAACCTTCTGTCGTGATCAAACGTATGCGCCCAATGCTCCATACGCCCCGGGCGTCACTGGAGTACGGTTGTCCCGCAACGAGCTGGCGAAACTCACTTCGCCAGCCAATCCGCTCGGCCCCGCCGGGATGACACTACAGAAAGTGATCGCGGAATGCGTCGCAGAGAACCTGCTCCTGCAGCGAGAAAGCCAGGCTACAGGGTCACGCGATAGCGGGACGGTGTTTTACTTGAACCGTTCTCTGTGCGTCCACTATGGACTGCCTCTGCAAATGGGGGGGTGGCGAGATGTGTCAGTCGGCGAATTAATGAAATGGATGGAACGCCGATTGACCCCTGGTCGTAAGGGCTTGGAGATGAACTGATATGCTTTGGGATCACTATGTGTTTCGTCGTGGCGACGCAGTGCACGACCTGTGGGACAGTCTATTACAAGCTCGCCCGACCCAGTTGCTATACATTGCAGGCCGTGGCTTTGATATACGTGCCCAAGCAGTAATGCGAGATTTTGTTGCAGGCCAGCAAGGGGCCGGACGTTCGACCGTAAGCGCCAAGCTCATGTTGCTTGGATTCAATGGGTACGAACTTGACGATGACATCGAGCAACTCACCAAAGAGAACGCTGAGGCGCTGGAGGGGATTTTCGCCCCTCTTGGCGAGACCGAAACCTTCATGGTCGCAACCGACGATGGAGAGGATGAAACCAGCGCCAGCGATGCACAACGGCAGCGAGTCAAAGCCGTTCTGGACGAGATCGATGGCAAAACAGACATCATCCTTGACGTTAGCTCGTTGCCGCGTGCGACGTATCTCGCATTACTCATCAACATCCTACAAAAACTCGTACCCGAGAAACTGGCAGCCAAAGGAGCTGCGCACCCACTGTATGCCAATGGCGTCAACTTCCAAGTATTGGTCGCCGAGGATGCAAATCTGGATGGGAAAATTAAAGCTGAAGATCCCAGTAACGATCTTGTTAACGTCCCCGGCTTTGCCGCGGCTTGGCAAGCTGAGAGCGTTCAGGACTGGCCTCTAGTTTGGTTTC
It encodes the following:
- a CDS encoding HAD family hydrolase, which gives rise to MIAQRMPLAASHYEDELAQLGNSYAVACAADIDALKLAIASASECSMIGVGSGGSFTVAALLCSLHEAYTGRVSRPSTPLEIICSPALASSSPVFLVSAEGKNPDIVEALERARRFSSRTIHVLTNRYNSPLMEHVRTLPGVRAYVFELGKKDGYLATNSLLLDAVLVARAYGELDGLLEPIPANIEALRVGDQSVEEWLAAAQPFIAEAVQRGALTIVYSPLLRPIAIDLESKLSEGALLHTQLADLRSYAHGRHLWLAQRPQDCAVLALVEPSLGALWEGMRSKFPPDIPTLSLSLCGADPVQLITGLVAQMHLVAAVGRRLSMDPGRPNVPTYGREIHYANLHDVIPLPQAIAPSEEQSKYEVLGAHWPSLRSHGTVSRAAKAFSESILAQRFRAIVFDYDGTLCSSQSKDGPPPSDVIDHLVRLARAGVVVGIASGRGGSIQTCLQDVLPGDVLPRIRLGLYNGGWIAGADNVPKASLETSEFLSHVTRIVARLKSMGVPILSHRATPPYQVSVRFREGIATDAMWFVIADALRQAGLDLSTMVRSKHSVDILAQNVSKSALVANIIQQDKVDPYQILTMGDQGAWPGNDAALLEHRFSLSVDMPSRRLDRGWKLAPAEKRDVDATLWYLARLRIDDGAFRIDLSDRGESRRDP
- a CDS encoding NADAR family protein encodes the protein MSKTPLAARKRTTKQAAPVAEIHFYRANEQPYGSFSNLYKRAIEFEGILYPTSEHAYQAGKANKPAVRDWILSAPSPALAAMAAHGLYVWDVVPNWAQIKFDRMRGVLRAKFDQHADLRELLLSTGNARLVEAGTVNNAVNRLWGEVDGKGENLLGVMLMELRLFYAKQQGTRTIKVKTSSDGDSPKSRKSTANRTSVTV